The nucleotide window TTATTATCTACCAGCACTTCATTGAACATTGACATGTGGGCGATGGCTACATTATCCCAGATAGAGTTGCGTGTTTTTTCGATGGCATTGATGCTCATCTGCCGGCGCAGATCAGCGTTGCCCAGCAGGTTGATGGCTACGCTGGCCAGCTGTTCCGCGTTATTGAAATCGATGAGGCAGCCGCAGCTTTCATCGAGCATTTCCCGGGCCTGTACAAAAGCGGTGGAAATAACCGCACAGCCGGCGCTCATGGCATATACAAAAGTACCGCTTACAGCCTGATGAGGGTCTTTGGAGGTGAATAGGTAAATATCCGTTAATGATAAGTAGTCCAACAAGGTGTTGAGGGACAGGTAGGTGTTAACGAACCTCACATTGTTTTCCAGCTGGTATTCCTTTACCAGCTCTTCCAGGTGTTCACGGTACTTTTCTCCTTCCCTGGCAACTATTACAGGGTGGGTTTTACCCAAAATCAGGTAGATGGCATCAGGAAAATCCTTAATAATCTCCTTCATTGCGCGGATGCCTGTTTCCAGGCCTTTATTGGCGCTCAGGAGACCAAAGGTGCTCAGTACCAGCTTATTTTCCAGATCATATTGTTTTTTTAGCGCATCTACATCCTCGGTGATACGGGCATGGGTACCATGGGGGATGTAAACGATTTTTGTGTCCGGCACCTGGTATACTTCCCGCAGGAGGTTGACCGAGGCATGCGTCATCACGGTCACTTTAGCGGCCAGGGCACTGATCAGGTTGACTACTTTGCGACATTTCTGATCAGGGGCGGGCAATACCGTATGAAAACGGACAATAAATGGTTTATCCAGTAAGGATAACATGGCCAGCAGATTATGGCCGTATTCTCCGCCGTAAAGACCAAATTCGTGTTCAAAGCAGAGAAGGTCTATTTTGCTATTTTCGTTGATCTGCTGGGCAAATGTGATACAGCTGTCGATATCAAAAGGGTTTACACAATACGTAACAGGGGCCTGCTTGTTTAACCATGGTTTTTCCGAGGCTTCCAGCGCACATACTTCGATATTCAGTTTTCCTGCGAAGCTTTTGTCCAGCGCGTTTACCAGGTCCTGTGCAAAAGTAGCAATACCGCATTCCCGGGGCGGAAATGATGATACAAAAAGCAAGGTCTTAGTCATCGGTTAAATATTTTTAAGGCTTCAATTCATCCCGTTCCGATCGGTGGCCCGGGATGGAAAGCTGGTCAAATATCAATCCAATGCGAGTGTGCTGCATTTTACCGAATTCATCAAACCGAAAGTGTGGAAAATCATCCCCATATATCTATCCCCCTTTTTCCCGCTGTGGAACTTTTTTTTGTTAATTCCCGAGGACGTTAAGATTTCATTAACACTTCGAATAGCTATTTATAATTACAATTGTAAAAAGTTATGCAAATGTAAAGCTTATCATGTAGCGGGGGCTTTAAAGTAAGTATCCTGATGTCCTGTTTTTCTAAAAATAATTTATTATCAAGGGAATTAATAGTAAATATATCAAGGGAATGATTGTTTTCAGGAACGATACAAGCTGTGTAAATGGGATCATTGGAATTTTACACTATCATTTTTTATATTGACAAAAAACGTTAAAACGTATACAATTTTGTTAATTGTCCAAACTTGCTTATTTTTAAATTCATAACCATGTCGATCCCATTTAACCAATAATTAACAACTCCTGGATTGTAACAGTAAATCGCAACTAAATCTATCTATTCATTATAAAAAAACCTTACCGCGCTTATGCG belongs to Chitinophaga sp. HK235 and includes:
- a CDS encoding glycosyltransferase, with amino-acid sequence MTKTLLFVSSFPPRECGIATFAQDLVNALDKSFAGKLNIEVCALEASEKPWLNKQAPVTYCVNPFDIDSCITFAQQINENSKIDLLCFEHEFGLYGGEYGHNLLAMLSLLDKPFIVRFHTVLPAPDQKCRKVVNLISALAAKVTVMTHASVNLLREVYQVPDTKIVYIPHGTHARITEDVDALKKQYDLENKLVLSTFGLLSANKGLETGIRAMKEIIKDFPDAIYLILGKTHPVIVAREGEKYREHLEELVKEYQLENNVRFVNTYLSLNTLLDYLSLTDIYLFTSKDPHQAVSGTFVYAMSAGCAVISTAFVQAREMLDESCGCLIDFNNAEQLASVAINLLGNADLRRQMSINAIEKTRNSIWDNVAIAHMSMFNEVLVDNKVMMPNLPAPYLDHIDRMTDEFGMLQFARHDVPDPAYGYTLDDNARALIAMCMYISEIKSSSFTTTLLRKYIDFIGYCQKASGKFLNYVDKDGGFTTQNDDVNLEDANGRAIWALGFALANHRSLPFDAVQDVISLFRPGLRWVDSLISPRAMAFAMKGLYYSLQYRASEQAVTLLDILAARLQGYYVLEADEEWKWFEASLTYGNAVLPEAMMMAFQVTGNHNYRKTAEESLTFLCNKTFTDSYMKVISNKTWYHKNTPPNNEPGGEQSIEVAYTMLAMDTFYNITKNQLYLEKMRVAFSWYLGNNHLKQLIYNPLTYGCYDGLERYNVNQNQGAESTVCYLIARLLMEQWNKHKYVTTKKDNLEPVRIGFNG